The Mycobacterium haemophilum DSM 44634 sequence TTGCGCAAGTCGGCCAGCAGGCCGGCATGAACTCGCGGGTGCAGCGTCTTGACCCGGCCGTCGAGCACCTCGGGGAACCCGGTCAGCTCCTCCACAGGTGTCACCGAAATCCCTTTATCGGCAATGGCCTTCGCTGTAGATCCGGTCGAGACGATGTCGACGCCCGCCGCACTCAGACCCTGGGCAAGGTCAATCAGGCCGGTCTTGTCGTACACACTGATCAACGCGCGGCGAATCGGCCTTTTTGACTCGTCGGTACTCATCCTATGGTCGCCTTTCGTCCGATCGTCGCTTTTCTGCCGACCAGGGTCACGCCACCGGTCGCGATTGCGGCCACCACGTCGACCAATAGCCGCCGTTCGGTGACCTTAATGCGTTCATGCAAAGTCGCTATGTCGTCGCCGTCGAGCACCGGAACGGGTTGCTGCGCCAATATCGGCCCGGTGTCGGTGCCGGCATCCACCAGGTGCACCGTAGCGCCGGTGACCTTCACACCGTATGCCAACGCGTCAGCCACGCCATGCGCACCCGGGAATGCCGGGAGCAGCGCCGGATGAGTATTGACGATACGGCCAAAGAATCGTGAAAGAAACTGCGGCCCAAGGATTCTCATAAATCCCGCCGAGACAACCAGATCGGGCGTGTGCGCCGCGGCGGCTTCGGTGATCGCGGCGTCCCAGGCATCGCGCCCGGGGTGGTCAGCGAGTCGGACGGTAAAGGTCGGCACTGACGCCGCCTTGGCGATCTCCGTCGCCCGACAGGCACGATCGACACCGACGGCCACCACCCGCGCCGGATAGTCACCGACGGCGGCGTCGATCAGTGAACCCAGCAGCGAACCGGTGCCCGATGCCAGCACCACCACCCGCGCCGGTGCACTGGGGGGCACACAGAGCGGTTCGGCCACACCGCGAGCGTAGTCCGGCGACGATGGCGGCCACGCAAGCGGCCGCAGAAGAACCAGACATCCGACTTAGTCGAGCGGATCCTTGGCCGAACGTGAAGCCAGTCGCACGTTCGTGACCGAGCGTGCGCCCAGCCGCACGTTCGGCGCCGATGCGGCTAATCCTCGGCCTCGGGGGGTTCGGCTTTGGGCACTTCGTCGTCTCCAGAGACGTCGAAGGCAACGTTGAGGTCGTCGTCGGTGGACGCACCGTGGTTTACCGACGCTGCGTCGGCGTGCTCTTCGATCGGCGGGGCGGGTGGTGGTTTGGGCTGTCCGGGAAGCCTCCTGATCCCGCCGGCCACGACCACCGTGACCCAACCAACGACAGCGAACCAGAAGAAGACGCCGACCACCAGGGTGCCCTGATCCACGCCCACATCGCCGAAATTGCCCAGCCGACCGCTCCCGGCGTAGCCAAGCAATGCCATCATTAGTGCCCCAGCCACCGCCGCGACCAGCAGCTTAGCCATCGCGGTAACCAGAGGCAGCGGATGTCTGGCGCATTGTTGCCCGACCGCCACCCCCGATGACGCGCCGATGATCAGCAGGGCGACCCAGACTGGCGCGAGCGGCGGCACGGGAGCCGCGGCTAATACTGGCAATGCCGGGATATCGCCACCAAAAACAGTGAACGAACTAAACGTCGCAAAACCAAGGTGGGCACTGGAACCGACCGCGACCGCCGCAGTGCCCACAATCACATTGGGCGCATACAGTACCGACAGCACTGTCAAGCTGAACTGGCCGAATATCGAATCGGTGATGCCGTAAAGCTCTTGCATTGTCGCCCAGTGCACAACCAGCGACCCCGCCGTCACCAGGCCGGAGAGCCCAAGCAACGCCAGCACCCCGGCTGTCGCGGCGCGCACCGAATCACCCACCCAGTCCGGCAGCCGCGATGCCGTCAGCACTCGTCGACCCACCCGCGAATTCACCCCGATCGCCGCACCGATGGAATGCACCACCAGCACGCCGGTGAACGCGCGCAAGGCGTTGGGCGTCTGCAGCTCGGTCAGCACCGACGACGCGTCATGGATAACCGCCAGCGCGATCGCCGCTATCAGCAAGGGCCCGCCCAACGCGGACGCGACAACCCACCGGACAACAAGCCACGACGAGGACGCGGAGGTGGCCCGCGAAGTGCTGCGTGCAGTAGCCCACACCATCAACAGGACCGGCAGCAGCGGCATTACGCCCAGTTCGCGGCCGCCAATTGAGGTCGGCACCTGGTGCACGCCGAGCCAGATACTGGCGATGGCGCCCAACGCGCCGGTCATGTCGCTGTTGGCCATCAGCAGCTGGAGCAGCGTGACCGCGGCGATGATGACCAGCGCCACCACTGCCGGGCCGAATGCGACCCTTACCAGGTCACGCGCCTGGCGAGCACCCGCGGCCCGATTGTCCTCACCTTTTGGCACCCTTTTCATTCCCGGCGCATATGCCCAGCTAGGCGCGAAAGCGCCCGGTTAAACCGGCGCTGACCCCGACGATGACGACGTCGAATCCTGACCCTGACCGTAGGACTGCTGACTCCCGGTGGGATTGGAGTAACTGACCGGAGCCGAACCCGCCTGCGACCCGGTGCCCGCACCGACCGATGGCGGGCTAAAGCTTGGGAAGCCGGTGGGTGGGGTCGCTGGTCCTTGCTGCGCCGAGTGCTGCGCGCCGAATCCGCCCGTGGTCGGCATCCCGGCCTGGGTCGGAGCCTGGCTTGAGGTATATCCACCGTACTGCGACCCATACCCGGCGGGTGACTGCTGCGGGCTGTGCGCGTGCAGTCCGACCTGCGGCGGTCCACTCGGCTGGCCGTAATACGACTGAGGCCCGTACTGGCCATACTGCCCGTACTGGCCATACTGCGGGTAAGAGTCGTACCTCGGCCGCGGTACCGGTGCAGTGATAACACCCGCCTCCAGCAGAAGCGCGGCGACAGCAGCGATCGCTTGGAGCACGCTGCAAGCCAGAACGAACCACATCGCCCAACCGATCGAGACGCCGGCGGGCATATTGATCATCTCCGAGACCGCCAGCAGCGCACCCAGCACCGCGATCGCCCCGACTACCCCGGCGTTGCTCTTCGCCTTGGGCAGCAGGGCCAACCCGGCAAGCAGGGCGGCCAGCAGCGCAACGACGACCGCAGTGCCGGCATCACCGGCGCGTCCACCGGAGCCCGGACCGAGGTCGGCGCTCAGGGTAAACGTCGGGCCGAAATTTCCGAGATACGCTGCCAGACCGAGTACCACCACCGCGATCGTCAAGTAGTGGGAAAGCTTGCTCTCACCGTCGTCGCTTTTGGCAAAAGAGAGTGTGGCGCCAGGGTAGGACCCGGCGGGCTGCGCGGGTGGATATCCGGGACTACCGGGCGAGTAGGTCATGACTCCTCCTGTTGCTTCCAGTGCCGTCACGGCGCCACTGCTGCAGTGCAACGCTGTGCTCCCACGCGCGCCGTTGGATAAACGCCTAAATTGGCAGCGCTTACGTTGCGACGCATTCGATCACCCACGCTAGCGCACGTTGGGGCGCCCGCGCCGGGGCCACCTGCGTGTCAACTCGCCCAGCACCGATGGCCGCCGCAATCGTCGGCTCGACCGCTTGCCCGCCGCAGGTGGAACACGTTCTAATTCTCGGCATGGACTACGGGCTTGTGCTTTTCACCAGCGACCGCGGCATCACCCCCGCCGCGGCCGCCAAGCTTGCGGAGAGCCACGGCTTTCACACGTTCTACGTGCCCGAACACACCCATATCCCGGTTAGGCGCGAGGCAGCCCACCCGACGACCGGTGATGCATCGCTGCCCGACGACCGCTATATGCGCACCCTTGACCCATGGGTGAGTTTGGCCACGGCGTGCGCGGTGACGTCGCAGGTTCGGCTGTCCACCGCGGTGGCGCTGCCCGTCGAACATGACCCCATCGCGCTGGCGAAAAGCATTGCCACCCTGGACCATTTGTCCAGCGGCCGAGTGAGCCTCGGCGTCGGGTTCGGGTGGAATACCGACGAGCTCACCGATCACGGCGTGCCACCCGGGCGGCGCCGCACCATGTTGCGCGAATACCTCGAAGCAATGCGGGCGTTGTGGACACAAGAAGAAGCCAGCTACGACGGCGAGTTCGTCAGGTTCGGGCCTAGCTGGGCCTGGCCCAAGCCGGTGCAGGCGCACATTCCGGTGCTAGTGGGTGCGGCGGGCACCGAGAAGAACTTCACCTGGATCGCCCGCAACGCCGACGGCTGGATCACGACTCCGCGTGACTGCGACATCGACGAACCGGTGAAGCTGCTGAAGGACACCTGGGCGGCCGCTGGCCGTGACGGTGCTCCCCAGATTGTGGCCCTGGACATCAAACCGATGCCCGAGAAGCTGGCCCGGTGGTCCGAGCTCGGGGTGACCGAGGTGCTGTTCGGCATGCCGGACCGCACCGAAGACGAAGTCGCCGGCTACGTCGAACGGCTAGCCGGCAAACTGGCCGCTGCGGTGTAGCACACTCGAGCAGCCCATTACAGGGTGCGCAGCATTTCGCGGGCCAGCGCCGCCGTCTCCGACGGAGTCTTACCGACCTTGACGCCCGCCGCCTCCAGGGCTTCCTTCTTAGCGGCCGCGGTGCCCGACGAGCCGGACACGATGGCACCGGCGTGGCCCATCGTCTTGCCTTCCGGCGCAGTGAATCCCGCGACATATCCGACGACGGGCTTGGACACGTTGGCCTTGATGTAGTCGGCGGCGCGCTCTTCGGCATCCCCACCGATCTCGCCGATCATGACGATGATCTTGGTATCGGGATCTTTTTCGAAGGCCTCGATGGCGTCGATGTGGGTGGTACCGATCACCGGGTCGCCACCGATACCGATCGCGGTGGAGAAGCCGAAATCGCGGAGCTCGAACATCATCTGGTAGGTCAAAGTGCCCGACTTGGACACCAAACCAATCGGACCGGCTCCGGTGATGGTGGCCGGGGTGATGCCCACCAGCGCCTGGCCGGGCGTGATGATGCCGGGGCAGTTCGGCCCGATGATGCGGGTCTTGCCGCCCTTCTCCAGGTTATAAGCCCACGCATACGCAGTGTCCTGCACTGGAATTCCCTCGGTGATGACCACCAGCAGCGGGATCCCGGCGTCGATCGCTTCGATGATCGCGTCCTTGGCGAACTTGGGCGGCACGAAGATGATCGACACGTCGGCGCCGGTCTTTTCCATCGCCTCCGCGACGCCGCCGAACACCGGCAGCTTGATGATCCGGCCGCCCTTGTCCTCATGCGTGACGGTGGCGCCCGCCTTGCGGGCGTTGACGCCGCCCACGATTTGGGTGCCCGCCTTGAGCATTCGAGCGGTATGGACGGTGGCCTCGCTGCCAGTGATGCCCTGGACGACGACCTTGTTGTCTTTGGTCAGAAATATGGACATGTGAGTCATGGGTCCTTTCGCTCAGGCGCTCGCCAGCTCGGCGGCCTTGTCGGCGGCCTCGTCCATCGTCGGAACCAGCGTCACCAGCGGATGGT is a genomic window containing:
- the purN gene encoding phosphoribosylglycinamide formyltransferase, coding for MAEPLCVPPSAPARVVVLASGTGSLLGSLIDAAVGDYPARVVAVGVDRACRATEIAKAASVPTFTVRLADHPGRDAWDAAITEAAAAHTPDLVVSAGFMRILGPQFLSRFFGRIVNTHPALLPAFPGAHGVADALAYGVKVTGATVHLVDAGTDTGPILAQQPVPVLDGDDIATLHERIKVTERRLLVDVVAAIATGGVTLVGRKATIGRKATIG
- a CDS encoding LLM class F420-dependent oxidoreductase; protein product: MDYGLVLFTSDRGITPAAAAKLAESHGFHTFYVPEHTHIPVRREAAHPTTGDASLPDDRYMRTLDPWVSLATACAVTSQVRLSTAVALPVEHDPIALAKSIATLDHLSSGRVSLGVGFGWNTDELTDHGVPPGRRRTMLREYLEAMRALWTQEEASYDGEFVRFGPSWAWPKPVQAHIPVLVGAAGTEKNFTWIARNADGWITTPRDCDIDEPVKLLKDTWAAAGRDGAPQIVALDIKPMPEKLARWSELGVTEVLFGMPDRTEDEVAGYVERLAGKLAAAV
- a CDS encoding DUF6350 family protein → MKRVPKGEDNRAAGARQARDLVRVAFGPAVVALVIIAAVTLLQLLMANSDMTGALGAIASIWLGVHQVPTSIGGRELGVMPLLPVLLMVWATARSTSRATSASSSWLVVRWVVASALGGPLLIAAIALAVIHDASSVLTELQTPNALRAFTGVLVVHSIGAAIGVNSRVGRRVLTASRLPDWVGDSVRAATAGVLALLGLSGLVTAGSLVVHWATMQELYGITDSIFGQFSLTVLSVLYAPNVIVGTAAVAVGSSAHLGFATFSSFTVFGGDIPALPVLAAAPVPPLAPVWVALLIIGASSGVAVGQQCARHPLPLVTAMAKLLVAAVAGALMMALLGYAGSGRLGNFGDVGVDQGTLVVGVFFWFAVVGWVTVVVAGGIRRLPGQPKPPPAPPIEEHADAASVNHGASTDDDLNVAFDVSGDDEVPKAEPPEAED
- the sucD gene encoding succinate--CoA ligase subunit alpha; its protein translation is MSIFLTKDNKVVVQGITGSEATVHTARMLKAGTQIVGGVNARKAGATVTHEDKGGRIIKLPVFGGVAEAMEKTGADVSIIFVPPKFAKDAIIEAIDAGIPLLVVITEGIPVQDTAYAWAYNLEKGGKTRIIGPNCPGIITPGQALVGITPATITGAGPIGLVSKSGTLTYQMMFELRDFGFSTAIGIGGDPVIGTTHIDAIEAFEKDPDTKIIVMIGEIGGDAEERAADYIKANVSKPVVGYVAGFTAPEGKTMGHAGAIVSGSSGTAAAKKEALEAAGVKVGKTPSETAALAREMLRTL
- a CDS encoding DUF5336 domain-containing protein, producing MTYSPGSPGYPPAQPAGSYPGATLSFAKSDDGESKLSHYLTIAVVVLGLAAYLGNFGPTFTLSADLGPGSGGRAGDAGTAVVVALLAALLAGLALLPKAKSNAGVVGAIAVLGALLAVSEMINMPAGVSIGWAMWFVLACSVLQAIAAVAALLLEAGVITAPVPRPRYDSYPQYGQYGQYGQYGPQSYYGQPSGPPQVGLHAHSPQQSPAGYGSQYGGYTSSQAPTQAGMPTTGGFGAQHSAQQGPATPPTGFPSFSPPSVGAGTGSQAGSAPVSYSNPTGSQQSYGQGQDSTSSSSGSAPV